One segment of Anatilimnocola aggregata DNA contains the following:
- a CDS encoding BatA domain-containing protein, whose amino-acid sequence MQFVHTALIGGFLLAILPLLIHLINMMRHKRVQWAAMEFLLQSYKKHRTWVWLKQLLLLLSRMTIIALIVAMLAQLKTQDQWLAIFGGKVTHHYIVVDDSYSMSDRVAGASALDLARQVTRSIVTRAGQQDGQQKLTLIRFSQVKSANEADAEAETKTSATSQADLNAEVLNAAFDETLEQKQRLFEPTALSLSPLESLQAIKQLMGQGRDETSIVYLLSDFREKDWESPKDLRQAFLDIQQLGGEIHLVDCARSSTANLGIVDISPADETRAAGVPLFVFISVRNHGTKPASKVQVKVRSTTYEEASASGPSPEQLGSTTEEIATLLIDDIGPGETITRRVQVFYEKPGKHVVEAILPEDPIEADNRCWCVVNFPDGEKTLIVDGTTEQLNAYYLEVGFRPLQKSNTGIRPDIQPVSFLRDATPQTLNAYSTIYLLDVPRLDGRAVESLEAYVRGGGGVAIFAGPDVLTDFYNRSLYRDGQGMLPAPLGDEAVLGEDIDGQTPDLDLEKHPIFNFFLDEANPLIRGVTVYRFRRLLASWKPSPQSGTEVIARLRDRSPLFVEKQFGEGKVVLALTTAAPKWNDWAKNPSFVVLALKLQSHLANPRRLDDPRLVGTPLDLQLPASQYRTDLSFVLPGKKEDTRFKVAQIAQKDGDQLDSGIGGGVLDGRRNTQTDLAGVYEAWPISLKGDVDLRRWALNVEPEEGNLARLSGDALLKTIEPVRASHHIAEQYQQGEAVASGYNLSLFVMGLLVSLLIGEQALAYSTSFHPFQRIAGASRL is encoded by the coding sequence ATGCAATTCGTCCACACAGCTCTGATTGGCGGTTTTTTGCTGGCGATTCTGCCGCTGTTGATCCATTTGATCAACATGATGCGGCACAAGCGCGTCCAATGGGCCGCCATGGAGTTTTTGCTGCAGAGCTACAAGAAGCACCGCACCTGGGTGTGGCTGAAGCAACTGCTGTTGCTCCTATCGCGGATGACGATCATTGCCCTGATTGTGGCGATGCTGGCTCAGTTGAAGACGCAGGATCAATGGCTGGCAATTTTTGGTGGCAAGGTGACTCACCACTACATCGTGGTTGATGACAGTTACTCGATGTCGGACCGCGTAGCCGGTGCCAGCGCGCTCGATCTGGCTCGCCAGGTAACTCGGTCGATCGTCACTCGCGCGGGGCAGCAAGATGGCCAGCAGAAATTAACTCTCATTCGCTTTTCGCAAGTGAAATCGGCGAATGAGGCCGACGCCGAAGCTGAGACAAAAACAAGCGCCACGAGCCAGGCCGATCTCAATGCCGAAGTGCTGAATGCGGCCTTCGACGAAACCCTGGAACAAAAGCAGCGGCTCTTCGAGCCCACAGCGCTTTCTTTGTCACCCCTCGAATCGCTGCAGGCTATCAAACAATTGATGGGACAAGGGCGCGACGAGACCAGCATCGTCTATCTGCTTTCCGACTTCCGCGAGAAGGACTGGGAAAGCCCGAAAGATTTGCGTCAAGCGTTCCTCGATATTCAACAGTTGGGCGGTGAGATTCACCTCGTCGATTGTGCCCGCAGTTCCACGGCCAATTTAGGCATCGTCGATATTTCCCCCGCTGACGAAACCCGCGCAGCCGGCGTTCCGCTGTTCGTGTTCATCAGCGTGCGGAATCACGGCACTAAGCCTGCGAGCAAAGTGCAAGTGAAAGTCCGCTCGACCACCTACGAAGAGGCCTCGGCCAGCGGCCCGAGTCCCGAACAACTAGGCAGTACGACTGAGGAAATCGCGACCCTGCTCATCGACGACATTGGCCCCGGCGAGACGATCACCCGCCGCGTGCAAGTTTTTTACGAGAAGCCGGGCAAGCATGTCGTCGAAGCTATCTTACCTGAGGATCCGATCGAGGCCGATAATCGCTGCTGGTGTGTTGTCAATTTTCCGGACGGCGAGAAGACTTTGATTGTCGATGGTACGACCGAGCAACTAAATGCGTATTACCTAGAAGTTGGCTTTCGTCCGCTGCAAAAGTCCAACACAGGCATTCGTCCCGATATTCAGCCGGTGTCGTTCCTGCGTGATGCGACGCCCCAAACTCTGAATGCCTATTCGACCATCTATCTGCTCGATGTGCCGCGCCTCGATGGCCGCGCGGTGGAATCGCTGGAGGCGTATGTACGTGGCGGCGGCGGCGTGGCAATTTTTGCCGGCCCCGATGTCCTTACCGACTTTTACAACCGCAGCCTGTATCGAGATGGCCAGGGGATGCTCCCCGCACCACTCGGAGACGAAGCTGTCTTGGGCGAAGACATCGATGGTCAAACACCGGACCTCGATTTGGAAAAGCATCCGATCTTCAACTTCTTCCTCGATGAAGCGAATCCGCTGATTCGAGGCGTGACCGTTTATCGCTTTCGCCGCTTGCTCGCGAGTTGGAAACCTTCGCCCCAAAGTGGCACCGAAGTCATTGCTCGCCTTCGCGATCGGAGCCCGCTCTTTGTCGAGAAGCAGTTCGGCGAAGGGAAAGTAGTGCTCGCCCTGACGACGGCTGCTCCTAAGTGGAACGACTGGGCGAAGAACCCCAGCTTTGTGGTTCTCGCGCTCAAGTTGCAATCACACCTGGCGAATCCCAGACGGCTCGATGATCCGCGCCTGGTCGGCACGCCACTCGATTTGCAACTTCCTGCCAGTCAATATCGGACTGATCTCAGTTTCGTACTGCCTGGCAAGAAAGAAGATACTCGCTTCAAGGTGGCTCAGATTGCGCAGAAGGATGGCGATCAACTCGATTCCGGAATTGGTGGCGGAGTGCTCGACGGCCGCCGCAATACCCAAACCGATCTCGCTGGTGTTTATGAAGCCTGGCCCATTTCGCTCAAGGGAGATGTCGACCTGCGGCGCTGGGCGCTGAACGTCGAGCCCGAAGAAGGGAATCTGGCGCGATTGAGTGGAGATGCCTTGCTTAAGACGATTGAACCCGTGCGCGCCTCGCATCACATTGCGGAACAATATCAACAGGGCGAGGCAGTGGCCTCCGGCTACAACTTAAGTCTGTTCGTCATGGGGTTGCTGGTCAGCTTGCTGATTGGTGAACAGGCCTTGGCTTATTCGACGAGTTTTCACCCCTTCCAACGAATCGCCGGAGCAAGCCGCTTATGA
- a CDS encoding coiled-coil domain-containing protein, translating to MTAGTSATRFRWPAMAGLAIPLGLWMLGLLPAVLIAQEEPAPKEAASPGTPAVNDDLALEQERLASKYARLEELLLKMSSLEGGSNPRRAALLLRAVEQSKEKLTKTQLESVVKLLGQKQLKRALDGQSQVQTDLKSLLDLLMSEDRSDRLKSEQQRIKEYIKEVERLIRLQKSLEGQTEGGADLQRVAKEQENLGGRTGDLAKKIKENEEGSPPKPADDESEEKKPGEEQPGEQKPGEQKPGEQKPGEQKPGEQKPGEQKPGEQKPGEQKPGEQKPGEQKPGEQKPGEQNPGEQKPGEQKPGEQSDSKSGDQQQQQQAKQENPARKRLEQAEEKMKAAQKKLAEAKRKESAEEQRQAKEELEKAKAELEEILRQLREEEVQRTLAALEARFRKMLEMQLKVYESTRRLDQVVAANRSDQFVVESGRLGFDERKIAVEARKALTLLQEEGSSIAFPATVEQMEEDMLQVSERLAETKIDDITIGLEEDIISSLEEMIAALEKAQQDAEQKKQQQQQQQQQQQEQEQPLVDKIAELKMIKSLQERVNKRTVRYSRLLEDDQDVVGQAESADLLAALKALADRQKEIFGITRDIVLEKNK from the coding sequence ATGACGGCAGGAACCTCAGCTACCCGGTTTCGCTGGCCAGCAATGGCCGGTCTGGCCATTCCCCTCGGTCTATGGATGCTCGGCCTGCTGCCGGCAGTTCTCATCGCCCAGGAAGAACCCGCGCCCAAAGAGGCAGCATCTCCTGGTACGCCAGCAGTCAACGATGACCTGGCACTTGAGCAAGAGCGACTCGCTAGCAAATATGCCCGGCTGGAAGAGTTGCTGCTGAAGATGTCGTCGCTCGAGGGAGGCAGCAATCCTCGCCGCGCCGCACTGCTGTTGCGGGCCGTTGAGCAGTCGAAAGAAAAGCTCACCAAGACTCAACTTGAGTCGGTGGTCAAACTGCTCGGCCAAAAGCAACTCAAGCGGGCCCTTGATGGTCAGTCGCAAGTGCAGACCGATCTGAAGTCGCTGCTCGATCTGCTGATGAGTGAAGACCGCAGCGATCGCCTCAAGAGCGAACAGCAGCGGATCAAGGAATACATCAAAGAAGTCGAACGGCTGATTCGGTTGCAGAAATCGCTCGAAGGCCAGACCGAGGGTGGTGCTGATCTGCAGCGTGTTGCCAAGGAACAGGAAAACCTAGGCGGTCGCACCGGCGATCTCGCCAAGAAAATCAAAGAGAACGAAGAAGGTAGCCCGCCCAAGCCAGCCGACGACGAATCCGAAGAGAAGAAGCCGGGCGAAGAACAACCAGGCGAACAGAAGCCTGGTGAGCAAAAGCCTGGTGAGCAAAAGCCCGGTGAGCAAAAGCCTGGTGAGCAGAAGCCTGGTGAGCAGAAGCCTGGTGAGCAGAAGCCTGGTGAGCAGAAGCCTGGTGAGCAAAAGCCCGGTGAGCAAAAGCCCGGTGAACAAAAGCCCGGTGAACAAAATCCCGGTGAACAAAAGCCCGGTGAACAAAAGCCCGGTGAACAAAGCGATTCAAAATCTGGAGATCAGCAGCAACAACAGCAGGCCAAGCAAGAAAACCCCGCTCGCAAACGACTCGAACAAGCCGAAGAGAAAATGAAAGCGGCCCAGAAGAAGTTGGCCGAAGCGAAACGCAAAGAGTCGGCAGAAGAGCAGCGTCAGGCGAAAGAAGAACTCGAAAAGGCCAAGGCTGAACTCGAAGAGATCCTGCGTCAATTGCGCGAGGAAGAGGTGCAGCGAACTTTGGCGGCCCTCGAAGCCCGCTTTCGCAAAATGCTGGAAATGCAATTGAAGGTTTACGAGAGCACTCGTCGGCTCGATCAAGTTGTAGCGGCCAATCGCAGCGATCAATTTGTCGTGGAATCCGGCCGCCTCGGCTTTGACGAACGGAAGATCGCCGTCGAAGCCCGCAAGGCCCTCACATTGTTGCAAGAAGAAGGCTCCAGCATCGCGTTTCCTGCTACGGTCGAGCAGATGGAAGAAGACATGCTGCAGGTCTCGGAGCGGCTGGCTGAGACCAAGATCGACGACATTACCATCGGCCTCGAAGAAGACATTATTTCGTCGCTCGAAGAAATGATCGCGGCCCTCGAGAAGGCTCAGCAAGATGCAGAGCAAAAGAAGCAGCAACAGCAACAACAGCAGCAGCAACAACAGGAACAAGAGCAGCCCCTGGTCGATAAGATCGCCGAGCTCAAGATGATCAAGTCGCTGCAGGAGCGAGTCAACAAGCGAACCGTCCGTTACTCGCGGCTGCTGGAGGACGATCAAGACGTCGTCGGGCAGGCCGAAAGTGCCGACCTGTTGGCAGCGCTCAAAGCCCTGGCGGATCGCCAAAAAGAGATTTTCGGTATTACCCGCGACATCGTCCTTGAGAAGAATAAGTAG
- a CDS encoding PDZ domain-containing protein, with product MIEPHAMIIRHQISFFLFALLALAGQPLPAQEDVTELEERAIIAAAGKIAPAVVRIETVGGLERVGKLLVATGPTTGLIVSEDGYVISSAFNFVQKPTSILVSLPSGTRAAATIVARDHARMLVLLKVSTTEKLPVPVAVPRSEMQVGQWTVAIGRTFEAGQVSMSVGILSAKERIWSKAIQTDAKISPINYGGPLVDIQGRVLGVLAPLSPQGQGGELGGAEWYDSGIGFAIPLTDILQHLPTLKAGKDLHPGLLGISLKPGDIYALPAEIVAVPPNSPASKAGVKVGDVVTAIDGQPIVRQAQLKHALGPKYAGEKIKLTVSRKVDTKDEKVELEAELTDVLIPYEHPLLGVLPLRGVKDRGVTIRYVFPDSPAAEAGLKPGDRLAEIDGKEITDASALQQLISSADPTKKVTLKYLRDGAEQTAAVTLAKLTADIPKDLPPAVSPELPAPAEAPTTGLIEIKLPEEKNLCLALVPNNYHPQVPHGVLVYLPPPGNVDRNKLTARFQSLAEKNQAIILVPQSADPKKWDRTESAFIRKTFDDLMAHYTVDPTRVAIFGAEASGTMAFLTALEHRDRFRGLATSEATPPARLKVPETDPVNRLALLLAAADNSPTKAVVTALEKKLTEAKFPVIVHSLGEKPHEFTADDDALLFRWLDALDRI from the coding sequence ATGATTGAACCGCACGCCATGATTATTCGCCATCAAATCTCCTTCTTCCTTTTCGCGTTGCTGGCTCTTGCTGGTCAGCCTTTGCCCGCGCAGGAAGATGTGACGGAACTGGAAGAGCGCGCCATCATCGCCGCAGCGGGCAAGATCGCGCCCGCTGTCGTGCGGATTGAGACGGTCGGCGGTCTCGAACGCGTGGGCAAGCTGCTGGTCGCGACCGGCCCGACGACCGGGTTGATCGTCAGCGAAGATGGCTACGTCATTTCCAGTGCTTTCAATTTCGTCCAAAAACCGACGTCGATTCTGGTGTCGCTCCCCAGCGGTACTCGCGCGGCGGCGACGATTGTCGCCCGCGACCATGCCCGCATGCTGGTGCTGCTCAAAGTCAGCACGACCGAAAAGCTGCCGGTGCCGGTTGCTGTGCCACGCAGCGAGATGCAAGTCGGGCAGTGGACCGTTGCCATCGGACGCACTTTCGAAGCCGGTCAAGTGAGCATGTCAGTGGGAATTCTTAGTGCCAAGGAGCGGATTTGGAGCAAGGCGATTCAAACCGACGCCAAGATTTCGCCCATCAACTACGGCGGTCCGCTGGTCGATATTCAAGGCCGAGTTTTGGGAGTGCTCGCACCACTTTCCCCGCAAGGCCAAGGTGGCGAACTGGGGGGCGCCGAGTGGTACGACTCGGGAATAGGTTTCGCCATTCCGCTGACCGATATCCTGCAGCATCTTCCTACCCTCAAGGCGGGTAAAGACCTTCATCCTGGCCTGCTGGGCATCTCGCTCAAGCCGGGCGATATCTACGCATTGCCCGCAGAAATCGTCGCCGTACCGCCGAATTCACCAGCTTCCAAAGCGGGCGTGAAAGTGGGCGATGTGGTGACTGCCATTGATGGCCAACCTATTGTGCGCCAGGCTCAGTTGAAGCATGCCCTCGGTCCGAAGTATGCAGGCGAAAAGATCAAGCTCACCGTCTCGCGCAAGGTCGACACAAAAGATGAAAAGGTGGAGCTCGAAGCGGAACTGACCGACGTGCTGATTCCTTATGAGCATCCGCTACTCGGCGTGTTGCCACTGCGAGGCGTGAAGGACAGAGGCGTCACGATTCGTTACGTCTTCCCTGACTCTCCAGCCGCCGAAGCCGGACTAAAGCCTGGCGATCGCCTTGCCGAAATCGACGGCAAGGAAATCACCGACGCCAGCGCCCTGCAACAACTCATCAGTAGCGCTGATCCGACCAAGAAGGTCACGTTGAAATATTTGCGCGATGGTGCCGAGCAAACGGCTGCCGTCACGCTCGCCAAGCTGACGGCTGATATTCCCAAGGATCTGCCGCCGGCCGTTAGTCCTGAGTTACCTGCACCGGCAGAAGCGCCGACGACTGGACTCATCGAGATTAAGTTGCCGGAGGAAAAAAATCTTTGCCTGGCACTGGTGCCGAACAATTACCATCCGCAAGTTCCGCACGGTGTGCTGGTTTATTTACCGCCACCCGGCAATGTCGACCGCAATAAGCTCACCGCGCGATTTCAGTCATTGGCTGAGAAGAATCAGGCCATTATTCTCGTGCCTCAGTCTGCCGATCCGAAGAAGTGGGATCGGACGGAAAGTGCTTTCATTCGCAAAACGTTCGACGACTTAATGGCGCACTATACCGTTGACCCTACTCGCGTGGCCATCTTCGGAGCCGAAGCGAGCGGAACGATGGCCTTTCTCACCGCGCTCGAACATCGCGACCGCTTTCGTGGGCTGGCAACTTCCGAAGCCACTCCTCCCGCACGCTTGAAGGTTCCGGAAACCGATCCGGTGAATCGGCTCGCACTCCTCTTGGCCGCGGCGGATAACTCGCCAACCAAGGCTGTCGTCACAGCGCTAGAAAAGAAACTCACTGAGGCAAAGTTTCCCGTGATCGTCCATAGTCTGGGCGAGAAGCCCCATGAATTCACTGCCGATGACGACGCGCTGCTATTTCGTTGGCTCGATGCCTTGGACCGAATTTGA
- a CDS encoding S1C family serine protease yields the protein MKYLPACILLIVAAFFAPLANAQTSLATVITDVQPRMVKLYGAGGVQGLEAYQSGFVISDEGHILTVWSYVLDADVITATLDDGRKLPAEVVGMDPRLEIAVLKIDAQDLAHFNLDEAVSIEPGQRVLAFSNLYGVAAGNEPTSVLRGIVSAKSDLAARRGAFETNYRGKVYVVDAMTNNPGAAGGALTDRKGRLAGLLGKELRNSQTNTWLNYAIPVSELVQAVVDIRAGKLRSATRDETVKKPKDAHTLAALGVQLVPDFLPKTPPFVESVRPMSPAAKAGIRADDLILFVNEQLAPSHKQVVEELTFIDRVDGVRLTIQRGQELVEVQLSLEP from the coding sequence ATGAAGTATCTTCCTGCCTGCATCCTGTTGATAGTGGCCGCGTTCTTTGCGCCCCTGGCCAACGCTCAAACGTCGCTGGCGACGGTCATCACCGACGTGCAGCCTCGCATGGTTAAGCTCTACGGTGCTGGCGGCGTGCAAGGGTTGGAGGCTTATCAAAGCGGCTTTGTGATCAGCGACGAAGGACACATTCTCACCGTGTGGAGCTATGTCCTCGATGCGGACGTGATTACCGCCACCCTCGACGATGGGCGCAAGTTGCCAGCCGAGGTCGTGGGAATGGATCCGCGTTTGGAGATCGCCGTTCTCAAAATCGACGCTCAAGACTTGGCCCACTTCAACCTCGATGAAGCCGTTTCGATCGAACCGGGTCAGCGCGTTCTCGCCTTCAGCAACCTTTACGGCGTCGCGGCCGGCAATGAGCCCACCAGCGTGCTCCGGGGGATTGTCTCGGCCAAGAGTGATCTGGCCGCACGTCGCGGCGCGTTTGAAACGAACTATCGTGGCAAGGTTTATGTCGTCGATGCAATGACCAACAACCCAGGTGCTGCGGGCGGCGCACTTACTGATCGCAAAGGTCGGCTTGCGGGTCTGCTCGGCAAAGAACTGCGAAATTCGCAAACGAATACCTGGCTGAACTATGCGATTCCGGTTTCCGAACTGGTCCAAGCAGTCGTCGACATCCGCGCGGGCAAGTTGCGTTCGGCGACTCGCGACGAAACTGTGAAGAAACCCAAGGACGCGCACACGCTTGCTGCCCTCGGCGTGCAACTTGTGCCTGATTTTCTGCCCAAGACGCCGCCGTTTGTCGAATCGGTGCGGCCCATGTCTCCCGCTGCCAAAGCGGGAATTCGGGCCGATGATTTGATCCTCTTCGTCAATGAGCAACTCGCCCCGTCGCACAAACAGGTCGTGGAAGAACTGACATTCATCGACCGCGTCGATGGTGTTCGACTCACGATTCAACGTGGGCAGGAACTGGTCGAAGTGCAACTCTCGCTTGAGCCGTGA
- a CDS encoding S1C family serine protease, with the protein MSIARIAPIFSYLSCLTLLVQLALPVIAQDVPAPVLSAERQRIEAIAKASKSAVAVFANGGNGGGSGVVISPDGYALTNFHVVQPAGSYMKCSMNDGRLYDAVIVGIDPTGDVAVIKLLGRDDFPTAKMVDSDQVKVGDWCFAVGNPFLLATDFQPTVTHGIVSGTHRYQYPAGTLLEYADCIQTDAAINPGNSGGPLYDANGDLIGVNGRGSFEKRGRVNVGVGYAISINQIKHFLGCLKSGRFVDHATAGFSVGTSEDGRVLVSNILENSDAYRRGLRYDAEVVAFGGRTIGTTNAFKNVLGIYPKGWRVPLTYRYDGKTVDTHVRLTGVHAEEELLELVQRKPKAAAPKPGEKDPKMPGDKKPTPEQPKPKVPGAAEKPKEEPPPPEVAKLIQPRRGYANYYFNLQNRERVWKAASAGADFSAQTGEWKLKGTHSRGDAAIEITLSSDKVEGVFPAEKATLDLSKDLDTQLAPSGSGGLLVALHLWRQLLVEGPEKFGDVYYYGTGPQRGIDGLADVFIATRNVVEMRLAFDPATGRLALLEMVSDADEDPCEVQFSDYREVNGRQFPHSLEVRRGEFVFGKLTLNDVQLTAGDAGANK; encoded by the coding sequence ATGAGTATCGCTCGCATCGCTCCAATTTTTAGCTACCTGTCTTGCCTGACGTTGCTCGTGCAGTTGGCACTGCCTGTCATTGCCCAGGATGTGCCAGCGCCAGTTCTCTCTGCCGAACGTCAGCGGATTGAAGCAATTGCCAAAGCCAGCAAGTCAGCGGTCGCCGTGTTTGCCAACGGCGGCAACGGCGGCGGCTCGGGAGTTGTGATTTCTCCGGATGGCTATGCCCTCACAAATTTTCACGTGGTGCAGCCTGCGGGCAGCTACATGAAATGCAGCATGAACGATGGCCGCTTATACGATGCCGTGATTGTGGGCATCGATCCGACGGGTGACGTCGCCGTAATCAAATTGCTCGGTCGCGACGATTTTCCCACGGCCAAGATGGTCGATAGCGATCAGGTGAAAGTGGGCGACTGGTGCTTTGCAGTCGGCAATCCATTTTTGCTCGCCACCGATTTTCAGCCCACAGTTACCCATGGCATTGTTTCGGGCACACATCGCTATCAATATCCGGCCGGAACACTGCTGGAATATGCAGATTGCATACAGACCGACGCTGCCATCAACCCTGGCAACAGCGGTGGGCCCCTCTACGATGCCAACGGCGACTTGATCGGTGTGAATGGGCGCGGCTCGTTCGAGAAGCGTGGCCGCGTGAATGTCGGCGTGGGCTATGCCATCTCCATCAATCAGATCAAGCACTTTCTCGGCTGCTTGAAGAGTGGCCGCTTCGTCGATCATGCGACGGCGGGCTTTAGTGTCGGCACGAGCGAAGACGGTCGCGTGCTGGTCTCGAATATTCTCGAAAACTCCGATGCTTACCGTCGCGGACTCCGCTACGACGCTGAAGTAGTCGCGTTTGGCGGCCGGACCATCGGCACTACTAACGCGTTCAAGAACGTGCTGGGGATTTATCCCAAAGGCTGGCGTGTACCTCTCACGTACCGCTATGACGGTAAAACGGTCGATACGCATGTGCGGTTGACAGGTGTGCATGCCGAAGAAGAACTGCTGGAACTCGTGCAAAGGAAGCCCAAGGCTGCCGCACCGAAACCGGGTGAAAAAGATCCGAAGATGCCGGGCGATAAAAAGCCTACGCCAGAGCAGCCCAAACCCAAGGTGCCCGGTGCTGCCGAAAAGCCGAAAGAAGAACCGCCTCCGCCCGAAGTTGCCAAGCTGATTCAACCCCGCCGCGGTTATGCGAACTACTATTTCAACCTGCAAAATCGTGAGCGTGTGTGGAAGGCTGCTTCAGCCGGTGCCGACTTCTCCGCTCAGACGGGCGAATGGAAGTTAAAGGGAACGCACTCGCGCGGTGATGCGGCGATCGAAATCACCTTGTCGTCCGATAAGGTGGAAGGTGTCTTCCCCGCTGAAAAAGCGACGCTCGACCTGAGCAAAGATCTAGACACACAGTTGGCCCCCTCCGGCAGCGGCGGGCTTCTGGTGGCGTTGCACCTATGGCGGCAATTGCTGGTCGAAGGGCCAGAGAAGTTCGGCGACGTCTATTACTACGGCACCGGCCCGCAGCGCGGCATCGACGGGCTGGCCGATGTCTTCATTGCGACTCGCAATGTGGTCGAAATGAGGCTCGCCTTTGACCCGGCCACGGGACGGCTCGCGCTGCTCGAGATGGTCTCCGATGCCGACGAGGATCCGTGCGAAGTCCAGTTCAGCGACTATCGCGAAGTCAATGGCCGCCAATTTCCGCACTCTCTCGAAGTTCGTCGTGGCGAATTTGTGTTCGGCAAATTGACTCTGAATGATGTTCAACTGACGGCCGGCGATGCAGGAGCCAACAAGTAA
- a CDS encoding NPCBM/NEW2 domain-containing protein: MGIISVCSMLCLVAAAPAVDVQVKLLRGDEIRGQLVAASAEKITIATATGEQTLPAPEVLAVDFPGSKPEQESARVWIELLDNSQLAAASLATLSGKATIELLGGDTLSDIPSRSIRAVRFHDPHGSELNPAWNEILAGSRSGDVLVLRKTATREVEENGQTKSLTTLTLDELEGTVLQITPESVKFDFDGDKVDVKREKLEGVIFFQPVKRELPAANLRMQDVGGSQWRLKSIEINDTQLTAVTPVGVNLTLPLARVQRLDFSAGNVAMLAQLPMELSESSGALIPKGLSAAASEWFGPLAGKRPGPQSTSPDRVTTSIALTGKSLATYRTPESFRWFRAGLILASKQGNGADVDVVILGDGKELARHQLTASGERKPLMIEVDITGINRVSLQAIPLSAQGLGALVDFQDARFTK; the protein is encoded by the coding sequence ATGGGGATCATTTCTGTTTGTTCGATGCTCTGCCTCGTGGCCGCTGCTCCGGCTGTGGACGTGCAGGTGAAGTTATTGCGTGGCGACGAGATTCGCGGGCAACTAGTCGCTGCTTCGGCTGAGAAAATCACGATCGCCACCGCGACAGGTGAGCAAACCCTGCCGGCCCCCGAAGTGCTTGCCGTCGATTTTCCCGGCTCCAAGCCTGAACAAGAGTCAGCCCGCGTTTGGATCGAACTGCTCGATAATTCGCAACTCGCCGCTGCCAGTTTGGCCACACTCAGTGGCAAAGCAACGATTGAATTGCTCGGCGGCGATACACTCTCTGACATTCCCTCGCGCTCGATTCGCGCCGTCCGCTTTCATGATCCACATGGCTCCGAACTGAATCCCGCCTGGAACGAAATCCTCGCGGGCTCGCGCTCGGGCGATGTGCTGGTGCTCCGCAAAACTGCGACACGCGAAGTGGAAGAAAATGGCCAAACCAAATCCCTGACCACTTTGACGCTCGATGAACTCGAAGGAACTGTGCTGCAAATCACTCCCGAGAGTGTGAAGTTCGATTTTGATGGCGACAAAGTGGATGTGAAGCGCGAGAAGTTGGAGGGGGTCATTTTCTTTCAGCCTGTGAAGCGTGAACTTCCCGCAGCCAACTTGCGGATGCAGGATGTCGGCGGCAGTCAGTGGCGGCTGAAGTCGATCGAGATTAATGACACGCAACTCACCGCAGTAACGCCCGTGGGGGTGAATCTCACATTGCCTCTCGCGCGCGTCCAGCGGTTGGATTTCTCCGCCGGCAATGTAGCGATGCTCGCCCAGTTGCCTATGGAGTTGAGTGAATCGTCCGGCGCGCTGATTCCCAAAGGACTCTCGGCGGCTGCCAGCGAATGGTTCGGTCCGCTCGCGGGGAAGCGCCCGGGGCCACAGAGTACTTCACCGGACAGAGTAACGACATCGATCGCCTTAACGGGCAAGAGCCTGGCAACCTATCGCACCCCGGAAAGTTTTCGCTGGTTCCGCGCCGGTCTGATCTTGGCCAGCAAGCAGGGGAACGGTGCCGATGTTGATGTGGTGATCTTGGGAGACGGCAAAGAACTCGCCCGGCATCAATTAACCGCGAGCGGCGAACGAAAACCGCTGATGATCGAGGTCGATATCACTGGCATCAATCGCGTAAGCCTGCAAGCAATACCGCTGAGTGCCCAAGGACTGGGAGCGCTGGTAGATTTTCAGGATGCGAGGTTCACGAAATGA